The genomic stretch TCATGTTTTCTTTTCTATGCATGGTAAAAGTACTTTTTCAAATTCAATTGTCCAATGCTAAATTTGCATCATGTTTTCAAATCGACTTTGTGGTCTTCACAATGAATTTCATAAAAAATTGCTGAATACCAGAAGCCACGAGCATAATAGTCGACATTAAATATTACCAGCAGGAGATGATTCATGTAAGAgagtaattttctttttatcagtCAGCTAGACAAACCTGAAGGATCATCTAATGTGTTCTTTCTTTTCCTAGAAACTTCACCGCCTCCAAAAGCTGGTTCTGGTTGATAACCTATCGTTTCACCTAGTTCAGCCATTTCCCCTGGTTCTTCCTTTTTCTCTGAGACCTTAAACTGACGGAAAATTTGGTCGTGAAGAACAAAGCTTTCACAATCCCCAACTCGTTTACTTGTCAAATCATAGTTGGCAGGCACAATTGTCGCGAAGCAAGTTTTCTTCTCCTGATTTTTCAAGTCGCTTTTCCATTATTCAAACATCATTAAAAAAAACGCATCTTTGCTACGAAGTGAAATACCTTAACTGATCTGCTGCTAGTCTTGGTGACCTTTCGATTCAAGTACTCGGAGAATGACACTGAAGGCTTGTTGGAAGATACTGTAGCGCGATCCTCATCCGAAACCCTAAATCATATGCAATCACACAGATTTCTCCTCGTTCAAACAAGACCCGCCAGAGATGAAACCAAAAATAGAGAAGGAACTAGAAAACAGTACCTGGATTTGGAGGAGAAGGACAACAGAAGAGAAGTCTGACCGTATCGCTGCATTCTCGATCCCGCCGCCGGCTTTTGCCTTCCCTTTCTCGATCTTGTGGTATTCTTCGCCCGTGTTTCCCCGGAGGTACCGGGTCTAAACGATACATCATTAACAACAATTTCTtcgtataattttaatttaattaaactttaagCATCATTTTCGTTAATCATTAGTACAATATTACTCGAATTGGGTTTAAGTAGTCATGTGCCGCGGTAGGATATCTAAGTTGTCTATCGGGTACTCATAGTTCGAATCCCAATtacatatttatataaattttgatCGTCACATGTTTATCCTGATGACCGGTAAAAAATATTCATaggatcatattttttttt from Zingiber officinale cultivar Zhangliang chromosome 5B, Zo_v1.1, whole genome shotgun sequence encodes the following:
- the LOC121984661 gene encoding uncharacterized protein LOC121984661, whose amino-acid sequence is MQRYGQTSLLLSFSSKSRVSDEDRATVSSNKPSVSFSEYLNRKVTKTSSRSVKEKKTCFATIVPANYDLTSKRVGDCESFVLHDQIFRQFKVSEKKEEPGEMAELGETIGYQPEPAFGGGEVSRKRKNTLDDPSGSSIKKTARKSLVVIGNDSKPWLYGREKKIMGKSTKHLYDHYANGSGWWDCNREGIDSEEVGCNETWEGIGSTTLGGLEWH